One region of Candidatus Binatia bacterium genomic DNA includes:
- a CDS encoding Sir2 family NAD-dependent protein deacetylase, translating into MPANIERAAEIVLRSRYVVALTGAGMSVESGIPPFRGPGGLWTKYGEPPMNGYQRFLADPAQAWRERLSPSGPMRELWETLLTAEPNSGHHALAQLESAGILRCLITQNVDNLHRLAGSQLIEEIHGNYTLIRCIQCTSRFTREEIRLEALPPHCPRCDGILKSDTVSFGEPIPTDVLARCFEETEKCDCMLVAGTSATVYPAAQFPIDVRQQGGQLIEINPHETELTAFAAISLRAPSAVVLPELAGRITQLRTA; encoded by the coding sequence TTGCCGGCTAACATCGAACGCGCTGCTGAAATCGTGTTGCGCTCTCGCTATGTCGTTGCCCTCACGGGAGCGGGGATGTCGGTGGAAAGCGGCATTCCGCCATTTCGCGGGCCGGGCGGCCTGTGGACGAAATACGGGGAGCCGCCGATGAACGGCTACCAACGGTTCCTCGCTGATCCAGCGCAAGCCTGGCGAGAGCGACTTTCTCCCAGCGGGCCCATGCGCGAACTCTGGGAGACGCTACTCACTGCCGAGCCGAACTCTGGACACCACGCCTTGGCCCAACTGGAATCAGCGGGTATCCTGCGCTGTCTCATCACGCAAAATGTCGACAACCTGCATCGGCTCGCCGGCAGCCAGCTGATCGAGGAAATCCACGGGAACTACACACTCATACGCTGCATCCAGTGCACCAGCCGTTTTACGCGCGAAGAGATCCGCTTGGAGGCGTTGCCGCCGCACTGTCCGCGTTGTGATGGCATCCTCAAGAGCGATACCGTGTCCTTTGGCGAGCCTATTCCGACCGACGTGCTGGCCCGCTGCTTCGAGGAGACCGAGAAGTGCGACTGCATGCTGGTTGCCGGTACCTCCGCAACCGTCTATCCGGCAGCGCAGTTCCCGATCGACGTGCGCCAGCAGGGCGGCCAGTTGATTGAAATCAACCCACACGAAACCGAGTTGACCGCGTTCGCCGCGATCAGCTTGCGCGCGCCGTCCGC
- a CDS encoding type IV pilus twitching motility protein PilT: protein MVDETFSPEGDRTEASAPASIQGFLEMIVQNGATDLHVSSGSPPLMRVAGKLTPLPFPSLTASETKNLCYSLLTESQRHRFEEENELDFSFGIRGLSRFRGNLFVQKGTVGGAFRLIPYEVRGLAELGLPPVAGELTKLPRGLVLVTGPTGSGKSTTLASMIDKINRERQEHIVTVEDPIEFVHEHRKCLVNQREVFADTHGFSQALRHVLRQDPDVVLIGEMRDLETVASALTVAETGHLVLSSLHTNSAVQTINRIIDIFPSNQQPQVRAQLSLVLQGVVSQQLIPRLDSRGRVLAVEIMIPNPAIRNLIREEKIHQIYSQMQIGQLRFGMQTMSQSLVDLHQRRLISYEETVGHATEPDEVRAVLGGSPGSAHR, encoded by the coding sequence ATGGTGGACGAGACCTTTTCCCCCGAAGGCGACCGGACCGAGGCTTCGGCTCCGGCCAGTATCCAGGGTTTCCTGGAAATGATCGTGCAAAATGGCGCGACCGATCTCCATGTTTCAAGCGGCAGTCCGCCGCTCATGCGTGTCGCGGGGAAGCTGACCCCGCTCCCATTCCCGTCGCTCACGGCCAGCGAAACGAAGAACCTTTGCTACAGCCTCCTGACGGAGAGTCAACGGCATCGCTTCGAAGAAGAAAACGAACTGGACTTTTCGTTCGGCATTCGTGGCTTGAGCCGTTTCCGAGGCAACCTCTTCGTACAAAAAGGTACAGTCGGCGGCGCGTTTCGCCTAATCCCTTACGAGGTTAGAGGGCTGGCTGAGCTAGGGCTGCCGCCGGTGGCTGGCGAGTTGACTAAACTGCCGCGCGGGTTGGTCCTGGTCACAGGCCCAACAGGGAGCGGTAAATCTACCACGCTCGCGTCCATGATTGACAAGATCAACCGGGAGCGCCAAGAGCACATCGTTACGGTCGAGGACCCGATCGAATTTGTCCACGAGCATCGCAAGTGCCTCGTAAATCAGCGGGAAGTCTTCGCGGATACGCACGGGTTCTCCCAAGCACTTCGGCATGTGCTGCGCCAGGATCCTGATGTCGTGCTGATCGGTGAGATGCGAGATCTGGAGACCGTCGCCTCAGCGCTGACCGTTGCCGAGACGGGTCACTTGGTACTCTCCAGCTTACACACCAACTCAGCGGTACAGACGATCAACCGCATCATCGACATTTTTCCCTCCAATCAGCAGCCGCAAGTTCGCGCCCAGCTGTCCCTTGTACTCCAAGGCGTGGTCTCCCAGCAGCTGATCCCTCGGCTCGACAGTCGGGGGCGGGTTTTGGCGGTAGAGATCATGATTCCCAACCCCGCCATCCGCAATCTCATTCGGGAAGAGAAAATCCATCAGATCTATTCGCAGATGCAGATCGGGCAGCTCAGATTCGGCATGCAGACGATGTCGCAATCACTGGTCGATCTCCACCAACGCCGGTTGATTTCGTACGAAGAGACGGTGGGGCACGCCACAGAGCCAGACGAAGTGCGCGCGGTGCTTGGTGGGTCTCCAGGTTCTGCGCACCGCTGA
- the ppdK gene encoding pyruvate, phosphate dikinase: MKGKGKAKAEPRALKRAKPRPRPQARRRVAAKRLVFAFEAGRADGNAGMKALLGGKGANLAEMAVLGLPVPPGFTISTEVCTYFDQHSHRYPAALEAEVKKQLARMERGLGRQFGDPKNPLLVSVRSGARASMPGMMDTILNLGLNDDTVQGVITESGNPRFAYDCYRRFVQMYGDIVLGLKPQSKTEIDPFEAIIEQKKQQRGVHLDTELSAEDLRALVGEFKTAIRERRGVEFPEDPYKQLWGAIGAVFGSWMNDRAIAYRKMNDIPETWGTAVNVQAMVFGNRGNDSGTGVAFTRDPATGENVFYGEFLMNAQGEDVVAGIRTPLPIAELERENPEIYGQLAKIRRTLERHYREMMDIEFTIEQGRLYMLQCRVGKRTGAAAIRIAVDMAKARLITPGEGLLRVEPDQLNQLLRPTFVGAEKERAVREHRFLTRGLNAGPGAATGRISFHAEDAEAAAARGERVILVRIETSPEDIRGMAAAQGILTARGGMTSHAALVARQMGKVCVAGCDALTIDYEAGQMRVTGTDAVLRDGDSISIDGTTGEVFLGEIPTEPSEVVRVLVDRTLDPARAPLYQLYEQLMKWADRERRLKVRANADQGDQCANAIAFGAEGVGLCRTEHMFFGEDKIGPMREMILAETSDERRAALGKLLPLQRRDFEGIFRVMGGRPVTIRTIDPPLHEFLPHEAAGQEVLAQEMGISAERIRERIEALHEFNPMLGFRGCRLGIIYPEITEMQARAIFEAAANMAKSGITAEPEVMIPLVGHVKELKLQADIVRRVAAEVMAEKRVRLQYSVGTMIEVPRGALTADAIATVAEFFSFGTNDLTQTTLGVSRDDAARFLIPYVRDFEIYARDPFESIDQDGVGALMRTAVEKGRKVRPKLKIGICGEHGGDPQSVMFCDRIGLDYVSCSPFRVPIARLAAAHAALGVGTGPGATE, encoded by the coding sequence ATGAAGGGTAAAGGCAAGGCTAAAGCAGAACCTCGCGCCTTGAAGCGGGCAAAACCACGACCGCGCCCGCAAGCGCGCCGCCGCGTCGCAGCGAAACGACTGGTCTTTGCGTTCGAGGCGGGCCGTGCCGACGGTAATGCTGGAATGAAAGCGTTGCTCGGTGGCAAAGGCGCCAACTTGGCCGAGATGGCGGTGTTAGGGCTGCCCGTGCCCCCGGGATTCACGATCTCCACCGAGGTGTGCACGTATTTCGATCAACACAGCCACCGCTATCCGGCGGCCTTAGAGGCGGAAGTGAAGAAGCAACTCGCTCGCATGGAGAGAGGCCTCGGGCGACAATTTGGCGATCCCAAGAATCCGTTGCTGGTCTCTGTGCGTTCGGGCGCCCGGGCGTCGATGCCAGGAATGATGGACACGATTCTCAACCTTGGCCTCAATGACGACACGGTGCAGGGGGTGATCACAGAGAGCGGGAATCCGCGATTTGCGTACGACTGCTATCGCCGCTTCGTGCAGATGTACGGGGACATCGTTCTCGGGCTGAAGCCGCAATCGAAGACCGAGATCGACCCGTTTGAGGCCATAATCGAGCAGAAGAAGCAACAACGCGGCGTCCACCTCGATACCGAGCTGTCGGCAGAGGATCTGCGTGCGCTGGTGGGAGAGTTCAAAACGGCGATCAGAGAACGGCGCGGTGTGGAGTTCCCGGAGGATCCCTACAAGCAGCTCTGGGGCGCCATCGGCGCCGTGTTTGGCTCGTGGATGAACGACCGGGCGATCGCGTATCGCAAGATGAACGACATTCCTGAGACCTGGGGGACTGCGGTGAACGTCCAGGCAATGGTGTTCGGCAATCGCGGCAACGATTCCGGGACCGGTGTCGCCTTCACGCGAGACCCTGCGACCGGCGAGAATGTCTTCTACGGTGAGTTCTTGATGAACGCGCAGGGAGAAGACGTCGTGGCCGGCATCCGGACGCCGTTACCAATTGCCGAGCTCGAACGCGAGAACCCGGAAATCTACGGACAACTGGCGAAGATCCGTCGCACATTGGAGCGGCACTACCGTGAGATGATGGACATCGAGTTCACTATCGAGCAGGGGCGGCTCTACATGCTGCAGTGTCGGGTGGGGAAGCGGACCGGTGCGGCGGCCATTCGTATCGCCGTCGACATGGCGAAAGCGCGTTTGATCACGCCGGGCGAGGGGCTCTTACGCGTCGAACCCGACCAACTCAATCAGCTGCTCCGTCCAACCTTCGTTGGTGCCGAGAAGGAACGGGCGGTGCGTGAGCACCGGTTTCTGACACGCGGGCTCAACGCTGGGCCGGGCGCGGCCACGGGGCGCATCTCCTTCCATGCTGAAGACGCCGAAGCCGCCGCCGCCCGCGGCGAACGGGTGATCCTGGTTCGGATCGAGACATCGCCTGAGGACATCCGTGGCATGGCCGCCGCCCAGGGTATCCTCACGGCCCGCGGTGGTATGACGAGCCATGCCGCGCTCGTCGCTCGGCAAATGGGCAAGGTCTGCGTTGCCGGCTGCGACGCGCTGACGATCGACTACGAGGCCGGTCAGATGCGTGTGACGGGAACGGACGCCGTGTTGAGGGATGGAGACAGCATCTCCATCGATGGCACCACGGGCGAGGTGTTTCTGGGGGAAATCCCCACCGAGCCCAGCGAGGTGGTGCGCGTACTCGTCGACCGTACGCTCGATCCGGCGCGTGCGCCTCTCTACCAGCTATACGAACAGCTCATGAAGTGGGCAGATCGCGAGCGGCGGCTCAAGGTGCGCGCCAACGCGGATCAAGGTGACCAATGCGCCAACGCCATCGCGTTTGGTGCGGAGGGTGTCGGGCTGTGCCGTACCGAACACATGTTCTTCGGCGAGGACAAGATTGGACCGATGCGCGAGATGATCCTGGCCGAAACGTCCGACGAGCGCCGCGCCGCCTTGGGCAAGTTGCTGCCATTGCAGCGGCGAGACTTCGAGGGCATCTTCCGAGTCATGGGTGGTCGCCCCGTGACGATCCGTACCATCGATCCGCCATTGCACGAATTCCTCCCACATGAGGCCGCCGGACAAGAGGTGCTGGCGCAGGAGATGGGGATTTCAGCCGAACGCATCCGTGAGCGGATTGAAGCGTTGCATGAGTTCAACCCAATGTTGGGCTTTCGCGGCTGCCGCCTGGGCATCATTTATCCCGAGATTACCGAGATGCAGGCGCGTGCGATCTTCGAAGCAGCCGCCAACATGGCGAAGTCGGGCATTACGGCGGAGCCCGAGGTGATGATCCCGCTGGTGGGACACGTGAAGGAACTGAAGCTGCAGGCCGATATCGTTCGGCGGGTTGCGGCAGAGGTCATGGCAGAGAAACGCGTCCGCCTGCAATACTCCGTCGGCACGATGATCGAAGTGCCGCGTGGCGCACTCACTGCCGATGCCATCGCTACTGTTGCAGAGTTTTTCTCTTTTGGAACAAACGATCTCACACAGACCACGCTTGGCGTATCCCGGGACGACGCCGCCCGTTTCCTCATTCCTTATGTCCGCGACTTCGAGATCTACGCGCGGGATCCCTTCGAGTCGATCGACCAGGACGGGGTGGGCGCACTCATGCGTACTGCCGTAGAGAAGGGGCGCAAGGTGCGGCCGAAGTTGAAAATCGGGATCTGCGGCGAGCATGGCGGCGACCCGCAGTCGGTGATGTTCTGCGACCGGATTGGCCTCGATTACGTCTCCTGCTCGCCTTTCCGGGTGCCGATCGCTCGCCTTGCGGCCGCACATGCCGCTTTGGGCGTGGGCACAGGTCCAGGGGCGACGGAGTGA
- a CDS encoding ATP-binding protein, translating to MGFSVRLPRLSLPRLALAQYLKHDLIRQTAYVVLVVRAAEGLAAWILFNEVFLPDEPDAWPMHFVFLGYFIVNSLFCLRYRAGRITSAGVLIDIAVNVGTMTLVAGCTGGVASPVALVSLFKIAGYAFIFTPRAGVVAIGMTLVGFAGLGVVEDAGWWNLASVSMSPETERRIESVFRVSVLSMILGASAWLFNQLADKEGQVGAETQRAREAAEREHAAASVTGALLAVSEAVSRLTSLDEILTKVVDLAPRVLAVDYCGIFLWSEETATYRRAAVSGVEPALAGQLTSVSLSPADVPDLEWVRRLGHCAVIAPQGISLLGVPEAPTLLAAPLLSGGQFFGVLQFGRRVGNGNFTQRDLTIADGVASQMAVALERARLVEESRRLARAVESTDEAVLITDPQRRVVFANQAFLEMFGYARDEVLGRDAVTFGADTSEEWLREVRRSVFDRKWRGEMLARRRDGSTFPVTLNASLIRTDDNRIQGAVVIMDDISAQKKMQDLLQRADRLAAAGELAAGVAHEVNNALAGILGQAELAQQSGDVEVLRAAMARVETQGRRIAEIVQGLLGFARPRPPQQEGIDLRALVNDTLRLMAHELGRDGVRSELRVASGLPRVLADAKQIQQVLVNLFTNAMQAMEPRGGSLLVNMMLNGAAVWTEIQDQGIGIPPELLPRVFDPFFSTKEKGTGLGLSVSYAIVRAHGGDLTVRSTVNAGTTFTLKLPAAVGAVHTVLLIDDDPDVAETLSDMLRREGLTVRTATTGGEGLAILARETFDAIFLDVRLPDISGQEVYARLAVDRPQLARRVVFVTGGLWRIGSRGLRETLPAQPTLSKPCTAAQIREVLRLVSGAADASDLPNAAEG from the coding sequence GTGGGTTTCAGCGTGCGCCTGCCTCGCCTCAGCCTCCCGCGCTTGGCGTTGGCTCAATACTTGAAGCATGACCTGATTCGACAAACGGCTTATGTGGTCCTGGTTGTCCGCGCGGCTGAGGGCCTTGCTGCGTGGATCCTGTTCAATGAAGTGTTCCTACCGGATGAGCCGGACGCGTGGCCCATGCACTTCGTCTTCCTCGGCTATTTCATAGTCAACTCCTTATTCTGCCTGCGCTACCGGGCCGGGCGGATCACCAGTGCGGGGGTGTTGATCGACATCGCGGTCAACGTGGGTACCATGACCCTCGTGGCGGGCTGCACCGGGGGCGTCGCGAGCCCGGTTGCGCTGGTCAGTCTGTTCAAGATCGCGGGCTATGCCTTCATCTTCACGCCGCGAGCCGGGGTTGTGGCGATCGGGATGACGCTGGTGGGATTTGCCGGTCTAGGCGTGGTGGAAGATGCCGGGTGGTGGAACTTGGCTTCCGTCTCCATGTCACCGGAGACGGAACGTCGGATCGAGTCCGTCTTTCGCGTGTCCGTTCTCAGCATGATCCTGGGGGCATCCGCTTGGCTCTTCAATCAGCTTGCCGACAAGGAAGGGCAGGTCGGCGCTGAGACCCAGCGCGCGCGCGAAGCGGCGGAGCGCGAACACGCGGCGGCCAGTGTTACCGGCGCCCTTCTGGCGGTGAGCGAGGCCGTGAGCCGGCTCACCAGCCTGGATGAGATTCTCACCAAGGTCGTTGACCTAGCCCCGCGTGTGCTCGCAGTAGACTACTGCGGCATTTTTCTCTGGAGCGAGGAGACCGCCACGTACCGGAGAGCCGCCGTTTCCGGCGTCGAACCGGCGCTGGCGGGGCAGCTCACCAGCGTGAGCTTGAGTCCGGCTGACGTGCCCGATCTCGAGTGGGTGCGGCGGTTGGGCCACTGCGCCGTGATTGCACCACAAGGCATCTCCCTTCTCGGCGTGCCTGAAGCACCGACGCTGCTGGCGGCGCCGCTGCTCAGCGGTGGGCAGTTTTTCGGTGTGCTGCAGTTTGGCAGACGCGTTGGCAACGGGAACTTTACGCAGCGTGACCTCACCATCGCAGACGGCGTTGCCAGCCAGATGGCCGTTGCCTTGGAACGGGCGCGGTTGGTGGAAGAAAGCCGGCGCCTGGCGCGTGCCGTCGAGAGCACGGACGAGGCGGTGCTGATCACCGACCCCCAGCGCCGTGTGGTGTTTGCGAACCAGGCCTTCCTCGAGATGTTCGGGTACGCGCGGGACGAGGTACTCGGACGCGACGCCGTGACATTCGGCGCCGATACGTCGGAGGAATGGCTGCGGGAAGTACGGCGCTCCGTCTTCGATAGAAAATGGCGTGGTGAAATGCTGGCCCGGCGCCGGGACGGCTCGACGTTCCCGGTGACGCTCAACGCCAGCCTGATCCGCACGGACGACAATCGCATTCAAGGTGCCGTCGTGATCATGGACGACATCTCCGCGCAGAAGAAGATGCAGGACCTGCTGCAGCGAGCGGATCGTTTGGCGGCGGCGGGGGAGTTGGCCGCCGGTGTAGCACATGAGGTGAACAACGCACTGGCGGGTATTCTGGGGCAGGCGGAGCTGGCGCAGCAATCAGGGGACGTTGAGGTTTTGCGTGCGGCCATGGCCCGCGTGGAAACCCAGGGGCGCCGCATCGCGGAGATCGTTCAGGGGTTGCTGGGATTTGCCCGCCCGCGGCCGCCGCAACAAGAAGGCATCGATTTGCGGGCGCTGGTGAATGACACCTTGCGACTCATGGCTCACGAACTCGGTCGCGACGGCGTCCGCAGCGAACTGCGTGTTGCCAGCGGGTTGCCGCGCGTCTTGGCCGACGCCAAGCAGATCCAGCAGGTCTTGGTCAACCTCTTCACCAATGCGATGCAGGCGATGGAGCCGCGCGGCGGTTCCCTCCTTGTCAACATGATGTTGAATGGCGCCGCCGTGTGGACGGAGATCCAGGACCAAGGGATCGGCATCCCCCCCGAGCTGTTGCCGCGCGTCTTCGATCCGTTCTTTTCAACCAAGGAGAAGGGGACCGGGCTGGGGCTCAGTGTCAGTTATGCGATCGTCCGTGCCCACGGTGGCGACCTCACGGTACGCAGCACGGTAAACGCAGGTACGACCTTCACGCTGAAACTGCCGGCGGCGGTGGGCGCTGTCCATACCGTGTTGCTGATCGATGACGATCCCGATGTCGCCGAAACCCTCAGCGATATGTTGCGGCGCGAGGGGCTGACCGTGCGCACTGCGACCACCGGAGGTGAGGGGCTGGCGATCCTGGCGCGTGAGACGTTCGACGCCATTTTCCTGGACGTGCGTCTACCCGATATCTCTGGACAAGAGGTGTACGCCCGTTTGGCGGTGGACCGGCCCCAGCTGGCGCGGCGCGTCGTCTTCGTGACCGGGGGTTTGTGGCGCATCGGCAGCCGTGGGTTGCGCGAGACGCTCCCGGCACAGCCTACCTTGAGCAAGCCATGCACGGCGGCACAGATCCGCGAGGTGCTGCGCCTGGTATCGGGCGCGGCTGACGCCAGCGACCTCCCCAACGCCGCCGAAGGCTGA
- the pilB gene encoding type IV-A pilus assembly ATPase PilB yields the protein MITRLGELLVKRGLITSAQLTKALEEQATGTSALSSVLVTAGFINETDLAACLQKEYRLSLVDPSAMNLPAEVLRLIPATLVQRHHLIPINLSGSSLTVAMSDPSNLVAINEVKFLTGYDVKVAVACVSSISAAIEEHYEEGADYDDVLTEIESEDVEVLDKGEEVDLKELERATEDAPVVRLVNAILTAAIKRRASDIHLEPFERMFRVRLRVDGVLEEIMRPPLKLKNAITSRVKIMSALDIAERRLPQDGRIKLKLDRRQEMDFRVSVLPTLFGEKIVLRLLDKSNLQLDMTKLGFEEGALKDFKDAISKPYGMVLVTGPTGSGKTTTLYSALSELNKIGSNISTAEDPVEFNLVGINQVQIHEEIGFSFANALRAFLRQDPDIIMVGEVRDFETAEIAIKAALTGHLVLSTVHTNDAPSTINRLLNMGVEPFLVASSVNLILAQRLARVVCSGCREPVELPHQAWLDIGVGRDEIGSFSSFHGVGCPQCNGTGYRGRIALYEVMPMSEELRDLVLNGASAAEVKRCAVNLGMKTLRQSGIGKLKEGVTTVGEVVRVTMPD from the coding sequence ATGATCACACGTTTGGGCGAACTGCTGGTTAAGCGCGGACTGATTACGTCGGCGCAACTCACCAAGGCCTTGGAGGAACAGGCCACCGGTACGAGCGCCTTGAGTTCCGTGTTGGTCACGGCGGGATTCATCAACGAAACCGACCTGGCCGCCTGCTTGCAGAAGGAATACCGGCTCTCGCTGGTGGATCCGTCGGCCATGAATCTGCCTGCCGAGGTGCTGCGGTTGATTCCCGCCACCTTGGTGCAGCGGCATCATCTGATTCCCATCAACTTGAGCGGCTCGTCACTTACCGTGGCGATGTCTGATCCCTCCAATCTGGTGGCGATCAATGAGGTGAAATTCCTCACCGGGTATGACGTGAAGGTGGCTGTGGCGTGCGTGTCTTCCATCAGCGCCGCCATTGAAGAGCACTACGAGGAGGGTGCGGACTACGACGACGTCCTGACGGAGATCGAGAGCGAGGACGTCGAGGTCCTCGACAAAGGTGAGGAGGTCGACCTCAAGGAACTGGAGCGCGCGACAGAAGACGCTCCGGTCGTCAGGCTGGTCAACGCCATCCTCACTGCCGCGATCAAACGGCGCGCCAGCGACATTCACCTGGAGCCGTTCGAGCGCATGTTTCGCGTGCGGCTGCGCGTCGATGGCGTGCTAGAGGAGATCATGCGGCCGCCCCTGAAGCTCAAGAACGCCATCACGTCACGAGTAAAGATCATGTCGGCACTCGATATTGCCGAACGGCGCTTGCCACAAGACGGCCGGATCAAACTGAAGTTGGACCGGAGACAAGAAATGGATTTCCGCGTCTCGGTCTTGCCGACGCTTTTCGGCGAGAAGATCGTGCTGCGATTGCTTGACAAGTCGAACCTGCAGCTCGACATGACCAAACTCGGATTCGAAGAGGGGGCGCTGAAGGACTTCAAGGATGCGATCTCCAAGCCGTACGGCATGGTGCTCGTGACCGGCCCCACGGGAAGCGGTAAGACGACGACCTTGTACTCGGCATTGTCGGAACTCAACAAGATTGGATCGAATATCTCCACCGCGGAGGATCCGGTTGAATTCAATCTCGTGGGGATCAACCAGGTACAGATCCATGAGGAAATCGGATTCAGCTTCGCCAATGCCTTGCGTGCCTTTCTGCGGCAGGATCCAGACATCATCATGGTTGGCGAGGTGCGCGACTTCGAGACCGCGGAGATCGCCATCAAGGCGGCACTCACAGGACATCTGGTGTTGAGCACCGTGCACACCAACGATGCGCCATCGACGATCAACCGTCTTCTCAACATGGGGGTTGAGCCGTTTCTGGTGGCGTCCTCGGTCAACTTGATCCTGGCCCAACGACTGGCTCGCGTGGTTTGCAGTGGCTGCCGCGAACCGGTGGAGTTGCCCCACCAGGCATGGCTCGATATCGGTGTGGGGCGGGACGAGATCGGTTCGTTCAGCTCCTTTCATGGGGTCGGCTGCCCGCAATGTAATGGCACCGGCTACCGCGGCCGTATCGCGTTGTATGAGGTGATGCCGATGAGCGAGGAACTCCGAGATCTGGTGCTGAACGGGGCCTCGGCGGCGGAAGTCAAGCGTTGTGCTGTGAATCTCGGCATGAAGACATTGCGGCAATCCGGCATCGGCAAGTTGAAAGAAGGGGTCACGACGGTGGGAGAGGTGGTTCGTGTGACCATGCCCGATTAG
- a CDS encoding glycine--tRNA ligase yields MSRTVTMEKIVNLAKRRGFAFQSSEIYGGLVSCWDYGPVGIELKRNVKEAWWRDMVLTRADIVGIDCAILMHPRVWEASGHVAGFTDPMVDCKKCKGRFRADKLADAHCLEKPSKHPGECGGELTSVRQFNLMFKTFMGPVEDTASVVFMRPETAQGIFVNFLNVQNSSRLKIPFGIAQIGKSFRNEITPGNFLFRTREFEQMEMEFFVRPGEDEHWFEYWREARLNWYRTWGIREHNLRLRPHEKDELAHYAKGCVDVEYQFPFGWSELEGIANRTDFDLKQHAAASGKDLSYFNEETRERFIPYVIEPAAGADRATLAFLIDAYDEDEADGEARVVLRFHPRLAPVKAAVFPLLRKGGQPEKALEVRDLLAAHLPVQYDQAGSIGRRYRRQDEIGTPWGITIDHQTMQDQTVTVRDRDSMQQERIPVERLADVLKHRIGLPWKPPVQ; encoded by the coding sequence ATGAGTCGTACTGTCACTATGGAGAAGATCGTGAACCTCGCCAAACGGCGCGGGTTCGCCTTTCAATCGAGCGAGATTTACGGCGGTCTGGTCAGCTGTTGGGACTACGGGCCGGTTGGAATCGAACTCAAACGTAATGTGAAAGAAGCCTGGTGGCGCGACATGGTGCTGACGCGAGCAGACATTGTCGGCATCGATTGTGCGATCTTGATGCACCCGCGGGTGTGGGAGGCCTCCGGACACGTTGCCGGCTTCACCGATCCCATGGTGGACTGCAAGAAGTGCAAAGGACGCTTCCGTGCCGATAAGTTGGCCGACGCACACTGCCTGGAGAAGCCATCCAAGCACCCCGGGGAATGTGGGGGTGAACTCACCAGCGTCCGGCAATTCAATCTCATGTTCAAGACGTTCATGGGCCCGGTTGAAGATACGGCCAGCGTGGTATTCATGCGGCCGGAGACCGCCCAGGGCATCTTCGTGAACTTCCTCAACGTGCAGAATTCCTCGCGCCTGAAAATCCCGTTCGGCATCGCGCAGATCGGCAAGTCCTTCCGCAACGAGATCACCCCCGGGAACTTCCTTTTCCGTACGCGGGAGTTCGAACAGATGGAAATGGAGTTTTTCGTCCGGCCAGGAGAGGACGAACACTGGTTCGAGTACTGGCGGGAAGCCCGCCTGAACTGGTACCGCACCTGGGGGATTCGAGAGCACAACCTCCGCCTGCGACCGCATGAGAAGGACGAGCTTGCCCATTACGCCAAGGGGTGTGTTGATGTCGAATACCAGTTCCCGTTCGGTTGGTCCGAGCTGGAAGGCATTGCCAATCGTACCGACTTCGATCTGAAGCAGCATGCCGCCGCCAGTGGTAAGGACCTCAGCTACTTCAACGAGGAAACTCGGGAACGTTTCATTCCCTACGTGATCGAGCCGGCGGCGGGCGCTGATCGTGCCACGCTGGCGTTTCTGATCGACGCATACGACGAAGATGAGGCCGACGGTGAAGCCCGTGTGGTGCTGCGCTTTCATCCCCGGCTCGCCCCAGTGAAAGCCGCCGTCTTCCCGCTGCTGCGCAAGGGCGGACAACCGGAGAAAGCCCTTGAGGTGCGCGATCTCTTGGCGGCGCACCTCCCCGTCCAATATGATCAGGCGGGGTCGATCGGACGTCGATACCGTCGGCAGGACGAGATCGGTACGCCGTGGGGCATCACCATTGACCATCAAACGATGCAAGATCAGACTGTGACCGTACGTGACCGTGATTCCATGCAGCAAGAGCGCATTCCTGTCGAGCGCCTCGCCGATGTGCTGAAGCACCGCATTGGCCTGCCGTGGAAACCGCCGGTACAGTGA